In the genome of Myxococcus stipitatus, one region contains:
- a CDS encoding TetR family transcriptional regulator, producing MNPRPLALALCLLLGVPALGASGVEAARARAQVARTEARALRTQQQGLRDELQSVSSRIQTLKAERQGSLTAGTELETALRRSQELSGSLTQLAQAVATAEGESERAHVALHQALSEELARLRGAWDGTADRAERAKLLEAMRTTRVERDAVRSALPASQVPTLDKATSGGDDPEDLLAQADALRDSEDKVRERLKVLRAHITEVREEKDLDRRMNDFLGEESMFDEQDRRLRVRLSSDRTIQVDPANRDGSPFLAEGTVDRPPGRNPDGWDPGTGGPSLPTPGRSATRASDRRPQVEGVRAQVLAAGGPSSLSQMEDEAARLEALARELDRRASDMEHRARELAAP from the coding sequence ATGAATCCCCGCCCCCTCGCGCTGGCGTTGTGCCTGCTGCTGGGCGTGCCCGCCCTGGGCGCGTCCGGTGTGGAGGCGGCGCGCGCGCGAGCCCAGGTGGCGAGGACGGAAGCCCGAGCGTTGAGGACCCAGCAGCAGGGCCTGCGCGACGAGCTCCAGTCGGTGTCCAGCCGCATCCAGACGCTGAAGGCCGAGCGCCAGGGCAGCCTGACGGCGGGCACGGAGCTGGAGACGGCGCTGCGGCGCTCGCAGGAGCTGAGCGGCTCGCTGACGCAGCTGGCGCAGGCGGTGGCCACCGCGGAGGGCGAGTCGGAGCGCGCGCACGTGGCGCTGCACCAGGCGCTCTCGGAAGAGCTGGCGCGGCTGCGGGGCGCGTGGGACGGCACGGCGGACCGGGCCGAGCGCGCGAAGCTCCTGGAGGCGATGCGCACCACCCGCGTGGAGCGGGACGCGGTGCGCTCGGCGCTGCCGGCCTCGCAGGTGCCCACACTGGACAAGGCGACGTCCGGTGGTGATGACCCGGAGGACCTGCTGGCGCAGGCGGACGCGCTGCGCGACAGCGAGGACAAGGTGCGCGAGCGGCTCAAGGTCTTGCGCGCTCACATCACCGAGGTGCGCGAGGAGAAGGACCTGGACCGCCGGATGAACGACTTCCTCGGCGAGGAGTCGATGTTCGACGAGCAGGACCGTCGCCTGCGGGTGCGCCTGAGCTCGGACCGGACCATCCAGGTGGACCCCGCGAACCGGGACGGCAGCCCATTCCTCGCGGAAGGGACGGTGGACAGACCACCAGGTCGCAACCCCGACGGCTGGGATCCGGGCACAGGCGGCCCCTCCCTTCCCACGCCGGGCAGGTCCGCCACCCGCGCCTCGGACCGCCGCCCCCAGGTGGAGGGCGTGCGCGCTCAGGTGCTCGCGGCCGGTGGCCCGTCGAGCCTGTCGCAGATGGAAGATGAGGCGGCCCGGCTCGAGGCCCTGGCCCGGGAGCTGGACCGACGCGCGAGCGACATGGAGCACCGCGCCCGGGAGCTCGCGGCGCCCTGA
- a CDS encoding sigma-54 dependent transcriptional regulator — MARILVIDDHDTLREGMTVTLTRSGHTVSAVRGGADGLAAYRKAPFDLVVTDLKMDGMDGIAVTQALKALDATAVVMVVTAFGTIETAVKAMQEGAYDFITKPFTPDVLRAKVDKGLELASTRRRVEKLEARTAAHDADAALSHGSLVGDSEPMLRLLAQAKKAAQSDATVLVRGESGTGKELIARMLHQQSPRRDGPFVVVHCAALAETLLESELFGHERGAFTGAVKRKLGRFELADQGTLFLDEIGEIPHSVQTKLLRVLQEKEIQRVGGEETLKVDVRVVSATHRDLQAEVKAGRFREDLYYRLHIVPLTLPPLRERPEDIPALARHFVAKHAPRVNRRIMGLDEDTLRALARHAWPGNVRELENIVEQALVFAEGEQLTPADLPVHLTGGAPRMDAGLPVPHGDRPLPEILEDLERQLIARAYEKAAGVKTETARLLGIKTSALYYKLEKYGFLPKGTPPEEG; from the coding sequence ATGGCGCGCATTCTCGTCATCGACGACCACGACACCCTCCGCGAGGGGATGACCGTCACCCTCACGCGCTCCGGCCACACCGTGTCCGCGGTCCGCGGCGGCGCGGACGGGCTCGCCGCCTATCGCAAGGCGCCCTTCGACCTGGTCGTCACGGACCTGAAGATGGACGGGATGGATGGCATCGCGGTGACGCAGGCCCTCAAGGCGCTGGATGCCACGGCCGTCGTCATGGTGGTGACGGCGTTCGGCACCATCGAGACCGCGGTGAAGGCGATGCAGGAGGGGGCCTACGACTTCATCACCAAGCCCTTCACGCCCGACGTGCTGCGCGCCAAGGTGGACAAGGGGCTGGAGCTGGCCAGCACCCGGCGGCGCGTGGAGAAGCTGGAGGCGCGCACGGCCGCGCACGACGCGGACGCGGCGCTCTCCCACGGCAGCCTGGTGGGCGACAGCGAGCCCATGCTGCGGCTCCTCGCCCAGGCGAAGAAGGCCGCGCAGAGCGACGCCACGGTGCTGGTGCGCGGCGAGAGCGGCACCGGCAAGGAGCTCATCGCGCGCATGCTGCACCAGCAGTCGCCGCGCAGGGATGGCCCCTTCGTCGTCGTGCACTGCGCGGCGCTCGCGGAGACGCTGCTGGAGAGCGAGCTGTTCGGCCACGAGCGCGGCGCCTTCACCGGCGCGGTGAAGCGCAAGCTGGGCCGCTTCGAGCTGGCCGACCAGGGCACCCTCTTCCTGGACGAAATCGGAGAGATTCCCCACTCGGTGCAGACCAAGCTGCTGCGCGTGCTCCAGGAGAAGGAGATCCAACGCGTGGGCGGCGAGGAGACGCTCAAGGTGGACGTGCGCGTGGTGAGCGCCACGCACAGGGACTTGCAGGCGGAGGTCAAGGCGGGCCGCTTCCGCGAAGACCTCTACTACCGGCTGCACATCGTCCCGCTCACCCTGCCGCCCTTGCGCGAGCGCCCCGAGGACATCCCCGCCCTGGCCCGGCACTTCGTCGCCAAGCATGCCCCTCGCGTGAACCGGCGCATCATGGGCCTGGACGAGGACACCCTGCGCGCGCTGGCCCGACATGCCTGGCCCGGCAACGTGCGCGAGCTGGAGAACATCGTGGAGCAGGCGCTGGTCTTCGCCGAGGGCGAGCAGCTCACCCCCGCGGACCTCCCCGTGCACCTCACGGGCGGCGCGCCGCGCATGGATGCGGGCCTGCCCGTGCCGCATGGTGACCGGCCGCTGCCAGAAATCCTCGAAGACCTCGAGCGCCAGCTCATCGCCCGTGCTTATGAAAAGGCGGCGGGCGTGAAGACGGAGACGGCCCGGTTGCTCGGCATCAAGACGTCGGCGCTGTACTACAAGCTAGAGAAGTACGGCTTCCTCCCCAAGGGCACGCCGCCCGAGGAAGGCTGA
- a CDS encoding NUDIX hydrolase: protein MDSPNAPTPLSALLARHTPEDAKERQDLELMRHHARTLPAPFSRAQLGAHFTGSAVVVDPDGSRVLMVLHGKLHRWLQPGGHSDAVDAGDMEATALREAREETGCRIRLHPTAPRPLDVDVHTIPARRDEPEHLHLDVRYLVYAEDPESLAHDPSESSGAQWLTWEEALSRADEAPLRRMLDKARRLVMSRTP, encoded by the coding sequence ATGGACTCCCCGAACGCCCCCACGCCCTTGAGTGCGCTGCTTGCTCGCCACACCCCCGAGGATGCCAAGGAGCGCCAGGACCTGGAGCTGATGCGCCACCACGCGCGCACGCTCCCGGCGCCCTTCTCCCGCGCGCAGCTCGGCGCGCACTTCACCGGCAGCGCCGTGGTGGTGGACCCGGACGGCTCGCGCGTGTTGATGGTGCTGCACGGCAAGCTCCACCGCTGGCTCCAGCCTGGAGGCCACTCGGACGCGGTGGACGCGGGCGACATGGAGGCCACCGCGCTGCGCGAGGCGCGCGAGGAGACGGGGTGCCGCATCCGGCTCCACCCCACCGCGCCGCGCCCGCTGGACGTGGACGTGCACACCATCCCCGCCCGGCGCGACGAGCCGGAGCACCTGCACCTGGATGTCCGCTATCTCGTCTACGCGGAGGACCCGGAGTCGCTCGCCCATGACCCTTCCGAGTCCTCCGGCGCGCAATGGCTCACATGGGAGGAGGCGCTCTCACGCGCCGATGAGGCACCCTTGCGCCGGATGCTCGACAAGGCGCGGCGGCTGGTGATGTCTCGCACACCGTGA
- a CDS encoding TenA family transcriptional regulator: MSSPGPEVTVPTFTAIAHRYAPPPLTPTPHPRWVESFLDATRRDWDAACWPPLFRDTADGLCPPLASWRRVLSQFFLIVESFPKYMGLSLAKTTYGQSPGDASIRRWLLQNLGVESKHAEWYIDWVRAIGVSTESLFGLRPLPAIQALHAHLLDTCTRGSLAEGVAATNWAIESITGVWTREVMDPFRAYAAEGARIDAASMMWLKAHARYDDLHPVEALEIIKLATDPRGDEPVRVLAATRKSLRLYTAAIRACCSD; this comes from the coding sequence ATGTCGTCTCCCGGCCCGGAAGTGACTGTCCCCACGTTCACTGCAATCGCCCACCGCTACGCCCCCCCACCGCTCACACCCACGCCGCATCCTCGCTGGGTGGAGTCCTTCCTGGATGCGACACGCAGGGACTGGGACGCGGCCTGTTGGCCCCCGTTGTTTCGCGACACCGCGGACGGATTGTGTCCGCCCCTCGCCTCCTGGCGGCGCGTGCTGTCGCAGTTCTTCCTCATCGTCGAGTCCTTTCCCAAGTACATGGGACTGTCCCTGGCGAAGACGACGTATGGGCAATCACCCGGCGATGCGAGCATCCGGCGCTGGTTGTTGCAGAACCTGGGCGTCGAATCGAAACACGCCGAGTGGTACATCGACTGGGTGCGTGCGATTGGCGTGTCGACCGAGTCGCTCTTCGGCTTGCGTCCGCTGCCCGCCATCCAGGCGCTCCACGCGCACCTGCTCGACACGTGCACGCGCGGCTCCCTGGCGGAGGGCGTGGCCGCGACGAACTGGGCCATCGAGAGCATCACCGGCGTGTGGACCCGCGAGGTGATGGACCCGTTCCGGGCCTACGCGGCGGAGGGAGCCCGCATCGACGCCGCCTCCATGATGTGGCTCAAGGCCCACGCGCGCTACGACGACCTGCACCCGGTGGAGGCGCTCGAAATCATCAAGCTCGCCACGGACCCGCGGGGCGATGAGCCGGTGCGGGTGCTGGCCGCCACGCGCAAGTCCCTGCGCCTCTACACCGCCGCCATCCGCGCGTGCTGCTCCGACTAG
- a CDS encoding methyl-accepting chemotaxis protein, whose product MIREYRWRALKVFLTWVVPAAPVAAYLNGMTMGVAGWEGVTTVAWVLPPILLGLGVVYPILLMRWLIGSALRAQPGEPPGSRLDSILRLPWRIAVGTSWVAWTLGGIWFSLHVCLTWDKPLSLVLVGTLIGACCGVLLGFPISVSMERLLLPLALEAQRRAPTRAASGRGLTWPRQAWFLPFTFGGSIVAALMLSGCVVMVKLESIRDTLRVELMAEGAQRSARMLMEMGGALAGELAFSLAWVGGLLLLPGITMWMLARRQARAAEAVGKAIESVAAGRVIAPAWVSTDEMGDLAAGMNGVLARLKQLPRMLQSSAVKLGEAGSHLRAAHDEQEEGFTRQAAALHEAQVTSEEIRRTSRMAADRAEAVLQVARRAEELGLQGETAVEGSMAGMEDIRAAVDGIQQRLAKLAESATQIADITETVKDLAAQSHVLAVNAAIEAARSGEHGKGFAVVAREVRALADQSIQSTQRIRGILQDIGAGIRDAARMGAESVHTIGTGLDQMRSSGSSLRELSRMSQENSAAARQIAAAVTQQNVGITQISTAIADLSHIMDLTMKRLESTREATRTLAHVSGEVGQMAREFNVAG is encoded by the coding sequence GTGATTCGCGAGTATCGGTGGCGCGCGCTGAAGGTGTTCCTGACCTGGGTGGTGCCCGCAGCACCTGTCGCGGCCTACCTCAACGGGATGACCATGGGGGTCGCGGGTTGGGAGGGAGTCACCACTGTCGCATGGGTATTACCGCCCATCCTCCTGGGGCTGGGCGTGGTGTATCCCATCCTGCTCATGCGGTGGCTCATCGGCAGCGCGCTGCGCGCCCAGCCGGGAGAACCTCCTGGGTCCAGGCTGGACAGCATCCTGCGCCTGCCCTGGCGCATCGCGGTAGGGACCTCCTGGGTCGCATGGACGTTGGGCGGCATCTGGTTCAGCCTCCACGTGTGCCTGACGTGGGACAAGCCCTTGTCCCTGGTGCTGGTGGGCACGCTCATCGGCGCGTGCTGCGGCGTGCTGCTGGGCTTCCCCATCAGCGTGTCGATGGAGCGCCTGCTGCTGCCGTTAGCGCTGGAGGCGCAGCGTCGCGCGCCGACGCGTGCGGCTTCGGGGCGTGGGCTGACATGGCCCCGGCAGGCGTGGTTCCTGCCATTCACTTTCGGCGGCTCCATCGTCGCGGCGCTGATGCTGAGCGGCTGTGTGGTGATGGTGAAGCTGGAGTCCATCCGCGACACGCTGCGTGTGGAGTTGATGGCGGAAGGCGCCCAGCGCTCCGCGCGGATGTTGATGGAGATGGGTGGGGCGCTGGCGGGGGAGCTGGCCTTCAGCCTGGCGTGGGTGGGCGGGCTGTTGTTGTTGCCTGGCATCACCATGTGGATGCTGGCGCGGCGTCAGGCACGGGCCGCGGAGGCGGTGGGCAAGGCCATCGAGTCGGTGGCCGCGGGTCGTGTCATCGCCCCCGCGTGGGTGTCCACCGACGAGATGGGCGACCTGGCGGCGGGGATGAACGGCGTGCTGGCGCGCCTCAAGCAACTGCCGCGGATGCTCCAGTCCTCCGCCGTGAAGCTGGGCGAGGCGGGCAGCCACCTGCGCGCGGCCCATGACGAACAGGAGGAGGGCTTCACGCGGCAGGCCGCCGCGCTGCACGAGGCCCAGGTGACGTCCGAGGAGATTCGCCGCACGTCGCGCATGGCGGCGGACCGGGCGGAGGCGGTGCTCCAGGTGGCTCGGCGCGCGGAGGAGCTGGGCCTCCAAGGCGAGACGGCCGTGGAGGGGAGCATGGCCGGCATGGAGGACATCCGCGCCGCGGTGGACGGCATCCAGCAGCGACTGGCGAAGCTGGCGGAGAGCGCCACGCAAATCGCCGACATCACCGAGACGGTGAAGGACCTGGCCGCGCAGTCCCACGTGCTGGCCGTCAACGCGGCCATCGAGGCGGCGCGCTCGGGGGAGCATGGCAAGGGCTTCGCGGTGGTGGCCCGGGAGGTGCGTGCGCTGGCGGACCAGTCCATCCAGTCCACGCAGCGCATCCGGGGCATCCTCCAGGACATCGGCGCGGGCATCCGGGACGCGGCGCGCATGGGGGCGGAGAGCGTGCACACCATCGGCACGGGCCTGGACCAGATGCGGTCCTCGGGCAGCTCCCTGCGCGAGCTGTCGCGGATGTCCCAGGAGAACTCCGCCGCGGCCCGACAGATTGCCGCCGCGGTGACGCAGCAGAACGTGGGCATCACCCAGATATCCACCGCCATCGCGGACCTGTCTCACATCATGGACCTCACGATGAAGCGGCTGGAGTCCACCCGCGAGGCCACGCGCACGCTGGCCCACGTCTCCGGCGAGGTGGGGCAGATGGCGCGCGAGTTCAACGTGGCCGGCTGA
- a CDS encoding HAMP domain-containing sensor histidine kinase → MSAARHRASHWRDFPSRLSTRLLMAFLVPTLLFLAVTGTAVYHLARSLLEEELGTSLSNIAAATASQVHGERMLTIDPGDDVDGTRTWRSLVRTLEGVRDASGVRRVFAVDVHGRVRVDVGGGLPVGVEVPELARDKLELARVFAGQHAASQVLFTGSDGRLYKTGYAPITHGGKVVGAVGVEGSAAFFGPLQRLSRTFTVMGAVALAVLAIIALLTARGLSLPLRRLMDSALRIGRGDLTTPVPSEPTLEIGVLARELEVMRGALESRDRQLKMMLAGVAHEVRNPLGGISLFSGLLQEDLKAGAYTEAQEHVARIQRESAFLQRIVEDFLAFAREQPVTRAPVEAPALLSIVCELSSADATARAITLEVEATPAVLEADGSLLTAAVLNLVKNAVQASPEGGRVRILGSEQDGGYAIRVHDAGGGVPKSEHERIFEPFFTTREKGTGLGLPLARKIARAHGGELHLASSPGDTTFTLTLPLKSTALSRPR, encoded by the coding sequence ATGAGCGCGGCGCGACACAGGGCTTCTCACTGGAGGGACTTCCCCAGCCGGCTGTCGACCCGGCTGTTGATGGCGTTCCTCGTGCCCACCCTGCTCTTCCTCGCGGTGACGGGCACCGCCGTCTACCACCTGGCGCGCTCGCTCCTGGAAGAGGAGCTGGGCACCAGCCTGTCCAACATCGCCGCCGCCACCGCCAGCCAGGTCCACGGCGAGCGCATGCTCACCATCGACCCGGGCGACGACGTGGACGGCACCCGCACGTGGCGCAGCCTGGTGCGCACGCTGGAGGGCGTGCGGGACGCCAGCGGCGTGCGCCGGGTCTTCGCGGTGGATGTCCACGGCCGCGTGCGCGTGGACGTCGGCGGGGGGCTGCCCGTGGGCGTGGAGGTCCCGGAGCTCGCCCGGGACAAGCTCGAGCTCGCGCGCGTCTTCGCGGGCCAGCACGCCGCGAGCCAGGTCCTCTTCACCGGCTCGGATGGGCGTCTGTACAAGACGGGCTACGCGCCCATCACCCACGGAGGCAAGGTGGTGGGCGCGGTGGGCGTGGAGGGCAGCGCCGCCTTCTTCGGGCCGCTCCAGCGGCTGTCGCGCACCTTCACCGTCATGGGTGCGGTGGCCCTGGCCGTGCTCGCCATCATCGCGCTGCTCACCGCGCGCGGGCTCTCCCTGCCCCTGCGGCGCCTCATGGACTCCGCGCTGCGCATCGGCCGGGGAGACCTGACGACGCCCGTGCCCTCGGAGCCCACGCTGGAGATTGGCGTGCTGGCGCGCGAGCTCGAGGTGATGCGAGGCGCGCTGGAGAGCCGCGACCGCCAGCTGAAGATGATGCTCGCGGGCGTGGCCCACGAGGTGCGCAATCCCCTGGGCGGCATCTCGCTCTTCTCCGGCCTCCTGCAGGAGGACCTGAAGGCGGGGGCGTACACGGAGGCCCAGGAGCATGTCGCCCGCATCCAGCGCGAGTCCGCCTTCCTCCAGCGCATCGTCGAGGACTTCCTCGCCTTCGCCCGCGAGCAGCCCGTGACACGGGCGCCGGTGGAGGCCCCCGCCCTCCTGTCCATCGTGTGCGAGCTGTCCTCCGCGGACGCCACCGCGCGCGCCATCACGCTGGAGGTGGAGGCCACGCCCGCGGTGCTGGAGGCCGACGGAAGCCTGCTCACCGCGGCGGTGCTGAACCTGGTGAAGAACGCGGTGCAGGCCTCGCCCGAGGGAGGCCGGGTGCGAATCCTCGGCTCCGAGCAGGACGGCGGCTACGCCATCCGCGTGCACGACGCGGGCGGAGGCGTGCCGAAGTCCGAGCACGAGCGCATCTTCGAGCCCTTCTTCACCACCCGCGAGAAGGGCACCGGCCTGGGCCTGCCCCTGGCGCGCAAGATTGCCCGCGCGCACGGGGGCGAGCTGCACCTGGCGTCCAGCCCCGGTGACACCACCTTCACCCTGACGCTGCCCCTGAAGTCGACGGCCCTCAGCCGGCCACGTTGA
- a CDS encoding chitosanase yields MKCLGLVWFGAALVGCGSEVGDDASLERTRSELAACSYVITTNTYVGADWWGTLVFKNTGASAMTRPTISFGIPSGVTCDHDEPGWTHTQSGSTCTYSRTSDLTVAANASYTFYYSTNTNQNFTATNVTITDPNCGGTGPGPNPDPGTGMTENQKKVAEALTSIWENDTPVLAYAYAENIGDGRGYTNGRAGFCTGTGDAIQVIQCYNARRSAANGNVMAKYMAGLTTINNRYQSTGQNQASTSELDSVGNWVADWGTSYNNTTTRADFKACQDQVSDKLYYTPAMNEANKWGAKQALSKMALYDANINHGESGMKSLIRATNTALGNSGQVAPAVGYNGITESAWLQKFLEKRRDVLAADSTWLKAIDRVAAYEKQRRRGNWDLSAPVRNDVRARDCWSTSYPFSGYTVRQINADGTWSTPTSSTFSCQ; encoded by the coding sequence ATGAAGTGCCTCGGACTGGTGTGGTTCGGAGCGGCCCTCGTCGGCTGTGGGTCCGAGGTGGGTGACGACGCATCGCTGGAGCGGACGCGGAGCGAGCTGGCGGCTTGTTCGTATGTGATTACAACGAATACCTACGTGGGTGCGGACTGGTGGGGCACCCTCGTCTTCAAGAACACGGGCGCCAGCGCCATGACGCGCCCGACGATTTCCTTCGGCATTCCCAGTGGCGTGACGTGTGACCACGACGAGCCGGGCTGGACGCACACGCAGAGCGGCAGCACGTGCACCTATTCCCGGACCTCGGATTTGACCGTGGCCGCGAATGCCTCCTACACGTTCTATTACTCCACCAACACCAACCAGAACTTCACCGCGACGAACGTCACCATCACCGACCCGAACTGCGGTGGGACGGGGCCGGGCCCCAATCCCGACCCGGGCACGGGGATGACGGAGAACCAGAAGAAGGTGGCGGAGGCGCTCACCAGCATCTGGGAGAACGACACGCCCGTCCTCGCGTATGCGTACGCGGAGAACATCGGCGACGGGCGCGGGTACACCAACGGGCGCGCGGGCTTCTGCACGGGCACGGGCGACGCCATCCAGGTCATCCAGTGCTACAACGCGCGGCGCAGCGCGGCCAACGGCAACGTCATGGCCAAGTACATGGCGGGGCTCACCACCATCAACAACCGCTACCAGTCGACGGGGCAGAACCAGGCCTCCACCTCGGAGCTCGACTCGGTGGGCAACTGGGTGGCGGACTGGGGCACCAGCTACAACAACACGACGACGCGCGCGGACTTCAAGGCGTGCCAGGACCAGGTGAGCGACAAGCTCTACTACACGCCCGCCATGAACGAGGCCAACAAGTGGGGCGCGAAGCAGGCCCTGTCGAAGATGGCGCTGTACGACGCGAACATCAACCACGGTGAGTCCGGCATGAAGAGCCTCATCCGCGCCACCAACACCGCGCTCGGCAACAGCGGCCAGGTGGCCCCGGCCGTGGGCTACAACGGCATCACCGAGTCGGCGTGGCTCCAGAAGTTCCTGGAGAAGCGCCGCGACGTGCTGGCCGCCGACTCCACCTGGCTGAAGGCCATCGACCGCGTGGCCGCGTACGAGAAGCAGCGCCGCAGGGGCAACTGGGACCTGTCCGCGCCCGTGCGCAACGACGTGCGCGCGCGCGACTGCTGGAGCACGTCCTATCCCTTCAGCGGCTACACCGTGCGGCAGATCAACGCGGATGGCACCTGGAGCACGCCCACCTCCTCCACCTTCTCCTGCCAGTAA
- a CDS encoding GlsB/YeaQ/YmgE family stress response membrane protein — translation MTLETILVWAVIGLIAGWLASAVVGGGYGLVGDIVVGVVGAFLGGFIFRALGAGQPFGGMVGTIFVAFIGAVVLLLVLRAIRTSSARRI, via the coding sequence ATGACATTGGAAACAATTCTCGTGTGGGCGGTCATCGGGCTCATCGCCGGGTGGTTGGCGTCGGCGGTGGTGGGCGGTGGGTACGGCCTGGTGGGCGATATCGTGGTGGGCGTGGTGGGTGCGTTCCTGGGGGGTTTCATCTTCCGGGCCCTGGGCGCGGGTCAGCCCTTCGGTGGGATGGTGGGGACCATCTTCGTGGCCTTCATCGGAGCGGTGGTGCTGCTGCTCGTCTTGAGAGCCATCCGGACGAGCTCCGCCCGACGCATATGA
- a CDS encoding LysE family translocator, producing the protein MTQTAHLWLFFVLVFGIVILPGMDMAFVLASSLVGGRRAGMSAVGGIIAGAVCHVAVGATGAAVLLTVMPSAFNALLWVGALYVAWMGLTLVRAPFAFQANPHAAPRSALATFRQGALTNLLNPKAYVFMLAVFPQFLRPEYGPVWVQALVLFAIIAATQVAVYGAVVLVADRARGWLESRPSASTRVAQAVGGLMVLAAIVTVIEGWRGT; encoded by the coding sequence ATGACACAGACCGCTCACCTGTGGCTGTTCTTCGTCCTGGTGTTTGGAATCGTCATCCTCCCCGGGATGGACATGGCCTTCGTGCTGGCCAGCTCCCTCGTCGGCGGACGTCGCGCGGGCATGTCCGCGGTGGGAGGCATCATCGCGGGCGCCGTGTGCCACGTCGCGGTGGGAGCCACGGGCGCCGCGGTGCTCCTCACCGTGATGCCCTCCGCGTTCAACGCCCTGCTGTGGGTGGGCGCGCTCTATGTCGCGTGGATGGGACTGACCCTGGTGCGAGCGCCGTTCGCGTTCCAAGCCAACCCCCACGCCGCGCCTCGCTCCGCGCTGGCCACCTTCCGCCAGGGAGCCCTCACCAACCTGCTCAACCCCAAGGCCTACGTCTTCATGCTGGCCGTCTTCCCGCAGTTCCTGCGCCCGGAATACGGCCCCGTCTGGGTGCAGGCCCTGGTGCTGTTCGCCATCATCGCCGCCACCCAGGTCGCGGTGTACGGCGCCGTGGTCCTCGTCGCGGACCGCGCTCGAGGCTGGCTGGAGTCACGTCCCTCCGCCAGCACTCGAGTCGCTCAAGCCGTGGGCGGCCTCATGGTGCTCGCAGCCATCGTCACCGTCATCGAAGGCTGGCGCGGCACCTGA
- a CDS encoding YafY family protein yields MSRPTTRVLTVLELLQTHGRMSGSELARRLAVDRRTVRRYILKLEELGIPITAERGRDGAYMLVAGFKLPPMMFTDDEVLALSVGLLAARGLGLAEAAPAVASAQAKLERVMPATLKRRVRAVDASVTLDISGSRATLDNASLVALSAATQARERVRLGYRAAKEEESQRDFDPYGLVWRGGRWYVVGMCHLRQDLRTFRLDRVRSVLPLQVHFERPDDFDALAHVTLSVATLPRAHAVEVLLDTDLETARRQVFATLGVLEAVPGGGVRLLGQTDDLDWFARELARLPFAFHIQSPEEMRAVLKTRAQRLLALAGGGGADAEEPSAPSRVKPPGARPRG; encoded by the coding sequence ATGTCCCGCCCCACCACGCGAGTGCTCACGGTGCTCGAGCTCCTGCAGACGCATGGGCGGATGAGCGGCTCGGAGCTGGCGCGGCGGCTGGCCGTGGACCGGCGCACGGTGCGCCGCTACATCCTGAAGCTGGAGGAGCTGGGCATCCCCATCACCGCCGAGCGCGGACGGGATGGCGCGTACATGCTGGTGGCGGGCTTCAAGCTGCCGCCGATGATGTTCACCGATGACGAGGTGCTCGCGCTGTCGGTGGGCTTGCTGGCGGCGCGCGGGCTGGGGCTCGCCGAGGCGGCTCCCGCTGTCGCCAGCGCGCAGGCGAAGCTGGAGCGGGTGATGCCCGCGACGCTCAAGCGCCGGGTGCGGGCGGTGGATGCGTCGGTGACGCTCGACATCTCCGGCTCGCGGGCGACGCTGGACAACGCGTCGCTCGTCGCGCTGAGCGCGGCCACGCAGGCGCGGGAGCGTGTCCGCTTGGGTTACCGCGCGGCGAAGGAGGAGGAGTCGCAGCGAGACTTCGACCCGTATGGGCTCGTCTGGCGCGGTGGGCGCTGGTACGTGGTGGGGATGTGCCACCTGCGCCAGGATTTGCGCACGTTCCGGTTGGACCGCGTGCGCTCCGTGCTGCCGCTCCAGGTCCACTTCGAGCGCCCGGACGACTTCGATGCGCTGGCGCATGTGACGCTCTCCGTCGCCACGCTGCCGCGCGCCCATGCCGTGGAGGTGCTGCTCGACACGGACCTGGAGACGGCGCGGCGGCAGGTGTTCGCCACGCTGGGCGTGCTGGAGGCGGTGCCCGGCGGAGGCGTGCGGCTCCTGGGCCAGACAGATGACCTGGACTGGTTCGCGCGCGAGCTGGCGCGGCTGCCGTTCGCGTTCCACATCCAGAGCCCCGAGGAGATGCGCGCCGTGCTCAAGACGCGCGCCCAGCGGTTGCTCGCGCTGGCGGGTGGCGGCGGCGCGGACGCGGAGGAGCCCTCCGCGCCCTCTCGGGTGAAGCCGCCGGGTGCTCGACCGCGCGGCTAG